A window of Cohnella herbarum contains these coding sequences:
- a CDS encoding stage VI sporulation protein F: protein MSPGWQKFGIKAEFVERVKVKMKNPATKERIKGHLEGATKSDLQDRTKVRRWVKTFAKILNEPITETQEDQLVNFIIAQKIDPNNMLHLLKLYTMFK from the coding sequence TTGAGCCCAGGCTGGCAAAAGTTCGGCATCAAGGCCGAGTTCGTGGAACGAGTTAAAGTGAAAATGAAAAACCCTGCGACAAAAGAGCGTATTAAAGGTCATCTAGAGGGCGCCACGAAAAGCGACTTGCAGGACCGGACGAAAGTTCGTAGATGGGTGAAGACGTTTGCCAAGATCTTAAATGAACCCATAACGGAGACGCAAGAGGATCAGTTGGTTAATTTTATCATCGCCCAGAAAATCGATCCCAACAATATGCTGCATTTGTTAAAGCTCTATACGATGTTCAAGTAA